One part of the Gossypium raimondii isolate GPD5lz chromosome 1, ASM2569854v1, whole genome shotgun sequence genome encodes these proteins:
- the LOC105780827 gene encoding transcription factor MYB97, with translation MMMMGGNNQITTQNEGGGSNNGGGEGGIMLKKGPWTAAEDAVLADYVRTHGEGNWNAVQKNTGLARCGKSCRLRWANHLRPNLKKGAFSPEEERIIVELHAKMGNKWARMATQLPGRTDNEIKNYWNTRVKRRQRQGLPLYPPEIQPLYSQHQRNQHRSLPSTPLPSPTATSTSSFSFQTPPNPSSSTTLHGSILTPAHPLHIPRSASSHVLYNPQTPPPLHSASAVSTPCPSPLPSSSPSTPTPVSPLQSPHKPAFSTLPLFDSSTSNTCNNNINTNNAILQSPSDFFFPRATPPLQTPMRYKRFRPDVSESINNERHNNSISVNGGCSSTSSSFMSQYPPFQKTSFFNSHAAPNVTTSTPLTSPHYSPSYTLDPVTLDLASSSRILADHQNFDNGQFISTPGFDYTSKTDDLPSNQFLSLDGTSEVTFDTKGNCNYISNDQNNHHHLSIHFGGGGLLDDMLEEAQLLAGDNDILRRESCLDGFNTSSDGLTSGKEETVTDQEINATQEEYSRLLNAIPSSMPMPDWYNNCGK, from the exons atgatgatgatgggaGGAAACAACCAGATCACTACACAAAACGAGGGTGGTGGTTCCAACAACGGTGGCGGAGAAGGTGGTATAATGTTGAAAAAGGGGCCGTGGACGGCTGCGGAAGATGCAGTGTTGGCGGATTACGTGAGGACTCATGGTGAAGGGAACTGGAATGCAGTACAAAAGAATACAGGATTGGCACGTTGTGGGAAGAGTTGTAGGCTAAGATGGGCTAACCATTTAAGACCTAACTTGAAAAAAGGTGCCTTTTCACCTGAAGAAGAAAGGATTATTGTTGAGTTGCATGCTAAAATGGGTAACAAATGGGCTCGCATGGCAACTCAG CTTCCGGGAAGAACAGATAATGAAATCAAGAACTATTGGAACACAAGAGTGAAGAGAAGGCAACGCCAAGGCCTCCCACTTTACCCTCCTGAAATCCAACCTCTCTATTCCCAACACCAACGAAACCAGCACCGATCACTGCCGTCGACACCTCTCCCGTCCCCAACAGCCACGTCAACGTCTTCCTTCTCCTTCCAAACACCGCCAAACCCGTCGTCCTCGACAACTCTCCACGGCTCGATCTTAACACCAGCACACCCTCTCCATATCCCACGTTCAGCATCATCCCACGTTCTGTACAACCCACAAACCCCACCACCTCTTCATAGTGCAAGTGCAGTTTCAACACCATGTCCATCCCCACTTCCAAGTTCTTCCCCTTCAACACCAACCCCTGTGTCTCCACTTCAATCTCCCCATAAGCCTGCATTTTCAACTCTCCCTCTCTTTGATTCTTCAACATCAAACACTTGTAATAATAACATCAACACTAATAATGCTATTCTTCAATCTCCTTCTGATTTCTTTTTCCCTAGAGCAACCCCTCCTCTTCAGACACCAATGCGTTATAAGCGCTTTAGACCTGATGTAAGTGAAAGTATCAACAATGAAAGACATAATAACAGTATTTCTGTCAATGGCGGCTGTAGCAGTACCAGTTCCAGCTTTATGTCACAGTATCCTCCCTTTCAGAAAACATCTTTTTTCAATTCCCATGCTGCACCAAATGTTACTACTAGTACGCCATTGACATCCCCACACTACTCCCCTTCATATACCTTGGATCCAGTCACACTTGATCTTGCTTCATCTTCAAGGATCCTCGCTGATCATCAGAATTTCGATAACGGTCAGTTTATATCGACTCCGGGATTCGATTACACGTCAAAAACCGACGATCTCCCTTCGAACCAATTCTTGTCCTTAGATGGGACTTCAGAAGTTACATTTGATACTAAAGGGAATTGTAACTATATCAGTAATGATCAAAACAACCACCACCATTTGAGTATCCATTTTGGTGGGGGTGGCTTGTTGGATGATATGCTGGAAGAGGCTCAACTGTTGGCCGGCGACAACGACATTCTGCGGCGGGAGAGTTGTTTGGACGGATTCAATACAAGCTCTGATGGTTTAACTTCAG gaaaagaagaaacagtGACAGATCAAGAGATCAACGCTACACAAGAAGAATACTCTCGGCTACTCAATGCAATTCCTTCATCGATGCCCATGCCCGATTGGTACAACAATTGTGGGAAATGA